One stretch of Juglans microcarpa x Juglans regia isolate MS1-56 chromosome 3D, Jm3101_v1.0, whole genome shotgun sequence DNA includes these proteins:
- the LOC121256699 gene encoding LOW QUALITY PROTEIN: phosphopantothenate--cysteine ligase 2-like (The sequence of the model RefSeq protein was modified relative to this genomic sequence to represent the inferred CDS: inserted 1 base in 1 codon), whose protein sequence is MDVTSGIGVPQETLDAEIKSFFESAPPLKNRDRICEKLKEFIDRNLLPSGNGNARRVVCVTSGGTTVPLERRCVRHIDNFSSGHRGAASTEHFIKAGYAVIFLHRRRTYQPYCRSLPEDPLLECFEVMDESNIQVRQSDSEAVTRAITEHHAAVAENLLLKLPFNTIFEYLQMLQMIAISMRSLGAHAMFYLAAAVSDFYVPWTSMAEHKIQSASXPLDIRLDQVPKMLSVLRKVWAPMAYCISFKLETDTKILLEKADIALKKYKMHMVVANELSTRKEEVVVVTSNEKISVCRDNTQVGTDVENPLIRLIVERHSAYIQNPDL, encoded by the exons ATGGATGTAACAAGTGGAATAGGAGTTCCACAAGAAACACTGGATGCAGAAATCAAGTCATTCTTTGAATCCGCCCCTCCTCTTAAAAATAGAGACCGCATTTGTGAAAAGTTGAAGGAATTTATCGACAGGAATTTATTACCATCAG GGAATGGAAATGCTAGGAGGGTTGTGTGTGTGACATCTGGAGGTACCACAGTTCCTTTGGAGCGAAGGTGTGTTCGCCACATTGATAACTTCAGCTCAGGCCATAGAGGAGCTGCATCCACAGA GCATTTTATTAAGGCCGGATATGCAGTTATCTTTTTACATCGCAG GAGAACCTACCAGCCATACTGTAGATCTCTTCCCGAGGATCCATTACTTGAATGTTTCGAGGTCATGGATGAGTCAAATATTCAAG TGCGCCAGTCAGATTCTGAAGCTGTGACGAGGGCCATCACTGAGCATCATGCT GCAGTGGCAGAAAATCTCCTGTTAAAACTTCCCTTTAACACCATATTTGAGTATCTTCAG ATGCTGCAAATGATAGCAATTTCAATGAGAAGTCTTGGGGCACATGCAATGTTTTATCTTGCAGCTGCAGTTTCTGACTTTTATGTTCCTTGGACGAGCATG GCAGAACACAAGATACAGTCGGCAT GCCCTTTGGACATCCGACTAGATCAAGTGCCAAAGATGCTCTCAGTGCTGAGGAAAGTCTGGGCTCCCATGGCCTACTGCATTTCTTTCAAG CTAGAGACAGATACAAAAATTCTTTTAGAGAAGGCTGATATAGCTCTTAAAAAGTACAAGATGCATATGGTTGTGGCAAATGAGCTTTCAACCCGCAAAGAGGAGGTTGTAGTTGTTACAAGTAATGAAAAGATATCAGTTTGCCGGGACAATACTCAGGTTGGCACCGATGTGGAGAATCCCCTGATAAGACTTATCGTGGAGAGACATTCAGCTTATATCCAGAATCCTGACTTGTGA
- the LOC121256701 gene encoding ER-phagy receptor 1-like: MSNLRAICRPHTVFISSFMSCRQRSRATVSFRNPNYKPRFSAPSSFSPWFESLGSNGTEPWFRASQRRTLVRASNWTDQKSPYDTLELERDADEEQIKFAYRRLAKFYHPDVYDGRGTLEEGETAEARFIKIQAAYELLIDDEKRRKYDMDYRVNPMKASQAWMEWLMKKRKAFDQRGDMAIQAWAEQQQRELNLRARRLSRSKVDPEEQRRILAKEKKASEEYLSNTLRRHTLVLKKRDLMRKKAEEEKKKTISRLLAAEGLELDTEDDSAL, from the exons ATGAGCAATCTGAGAGCAATCTGTCGGCCCCACACGGTCTTTATCTCCTCCTTCATGAGTTGCAGGCAGCGTTCTCGAGCTACGGTTTCATTTCGAAATCCTAATTACAAGCCTCGTTTCTCTGCGCCGTCGTCGTTCTCTCCCTGGTTCGAGTCCTTGGGTTCAAATGGGACTGAGCCCTGGTTTCGTGCTAGCCAGAGGAGGACCCTGGTTAGGGCATCGAATTGGACTGATCAGAAATCTCCCTATGACACTCTTG aGTTAGAAAGAGATGCCGATGAAGAGCAGATAAAGTTTGCTTACAGACGCTTGGCCAAATTTTATCATCCAGATG TCTATGATGGTAGAGGGACTCTTGAGGAGGGGGAAACGGCTGAGGCAAGATTTATTAAGATTCAAGCTGCTTATGAGTTGCTCATAGATGATGAGAAGCGGAGGAAATATGATATGGATTACCGAGTCAACCCAATGAAA GCATCTCAAGCATGGATGGAGTGGcttatgaaaaagagaaaagcttTTGATCAGCGGGGTGATATGGCTATTCAAGCTTGGGCTGAGCAGCAGCAGCGTGAGCTGAATCTTCGTGCTCGCCGTCTTTCTCGTTCAAAG GTTGATCCTGAAGAACAGAGGAGAATCCTGgctaaagaaaaaaaggcaTCCGAGGAGTATTTATCCAACACCCTTAGGCGCCATACACTTGTCTTGAAGAAAAGGGACTTGATGCGAAAGAAAGccgaggaagagaagaaaaagaccATCAGTCGGCTTTTAGCTGCAGAGGGTCTTGAGCTTGACACAGAAGATGATTCGGCGCTGTAG